The sequence CTTGGCACTACCATCATCATTAAGATAGAACCAATTTTGCGCTGGCGACTGATACCAACCAGTATCAGCAGCACCGTTATCATTGAAATGGTACCATTGATTGTTGATGTTTTGCCAACCAGTCTGGACAGCGCCATCCTGATCGGGACTCAGATAATAGGTCGAACCATCAATGTTTTGTAAACCGGTCTCTTTCTGGCCGTTATTGTAGTAATACTTATTATTGTTGTTGCTTTGCCAGCCATTCTGGGTCTGACTAGTAGAATTATTATCAGCCACTGTAACGGATGAACCACCGCTAGTTAAGCCATCGTCAGCATTCGCAACACTGCCACCAAAGGTAACCCCGGCGGCTAATGCTAGAAGAGTTAATAATTTAAAATGGATATTTTTATTTTTACCCTGATTGCTCAAAATCGTTAATTCCTCCCTATTAAAGTTAATAACAGAACTTTAATATCCATTAAATAGTATAAAAAATAGCAGGCCCGACCTCAAGTCATCCTGCTATTTGTAATTGAATTGTTAAGTTGGCGTAATCAAGCTCATCATGTTAGATTATGTCGTACAAGATTTGATAAAGATTTCGACCCAGATTTACACTTTAAAGTGCAGTGCCATCATAAATTAACAAACATCCTATGAAGGCATCACACATAATATTGCACTAATCCTTTATTGCCTTATGTCTAATATTTCCATAACCAATCCCACTAAGTAATACCATCAACGGTAAGAATTGAATAAGATATCTACTTCGACCTGATTCAAAAATCAATAAGAAGGCAAAGAAGCCGACAATCGCATATTTTAAGAATTGTGAATCATAATCAGAATTCTCAAAAGTAAAAAGAAGACAGATTAATACAATTATCCAGCACGCTTGAATTACTATTGCAAAAAGTTCTTGATATTTTCTGGCAACACCATCATTGTCTAAAAATAATTTTCTAGTGAGTAAGTATTGGCTCCCACTAAAACTATTGCTTCGTATAAACTCTCCTTCTTTTCCCCAGTTAAAACTACTATCTTCCGTATTAGCAACTTGTTTCCTTACTAAAAACAATTGATACTTTAGAGGGCCCATGTTATTAAACCTTTTCATCCATATTCTCTTATCAGATTTCAATCGATTTTTAGGATCTTTTATCTTCCTAAATTTCAAGAATAAGTTAGCCACTGGACTCAAATAAATAATACTGACCAATTGATTATTGGTTGATGGAGCTGTGATATCTCTTGGTAGAAGGCCTTACGATAGATATCCATTGACGAATGTCCATTAAACATAGCTCGTGGATAGTGATTCATCCAATCATTAGTCGCTATGATCTGAGCACTACTATAGTTATTTATAGCTTCACCTTTGGTAATCTCCTTGCGGAGAAACCGGTTATTGATCTCATTGGATCCACGTTCCCAAGGGGAATACGGATCAGCATAGAAAACATGATCGTGAACTTGTGTTAACTCACTAAATTCTGAACCGTTGTCAGAGGTTATTGTCTTAAAAATGCGATAGTAAGCATCTGTGCCCATTTTCTGGCGCAAATTTATAAAGAACTGATTTACTGCATGCGCAGTTTTACCAGCAATTTTACTCGTGATATTAACTCGTGAAAGGCGATCAGTCATTACTAGTACAACACTGTCATTACCGTTTTTCTGTCCCTGAACTGTATCCAGTTCCCAATGGCCAATTTCGGACCGTTGGTCCGCAGTTTGAGGTCGTTGAGCAATATTAGGCCCTAAGCACCTTTTAGCTTGCGGATGAGTTTGATGATGCTTACGTTTAGGTTTTTCAAAGAGGTCTAAATTGGACGTACGAAGCACACCCTCATTAATCCATTGATATAAAGTTACAACCGACTTTGGGATCAGGGTGCCATCATTCATTAAATCTCGAGCCTTATAAATAACCGCTTGTGGGGAGTAATGGTGGTCGTCAAACTCACCAAGCATTAGCTGATCAGCTAATCGTAAAAATTGCTTTGAAGAATAATATAAGCGACGACGACCAGAATGGCGGTGATGTTCAAGATATGTGGCCTGACCAGCTTCATAACTATAGATGTAGTAAGAATATTCGTAAATCTTACCATTAGATTTTTGACGACGAAGTTGGCGGACCGTACCACGGTTGAGCTCGTTATTAATTGTTTGATGATTAACTCCTAATTGGCGACCAATTGCGCGATTGGAAAGTCCTTGCGACTTTAAAGTCGCAATCATCACACGTTCTTCTTTAGTAAGATGAGCATTCTTTTTATGAGTAGTCAATAAAATAGTAGACATGGTATCATTTAAGTGCGTCATTTGACGGACATCCTTTCATATAGGTTTGGTTCACTTAATATGATACCTGATGTCACGCCGAATGGCGTTTTTTATTTACCACCAACTGGGTGGCTAACTTCATTCTATAATCTACCAATGTAATCTTTTTTTCATTCGTTTCTCCCATATTCAATTTCTATATCTACCAATTTTTTCATTAAACTTTCTCTTTAAAAATTATCTACTTTAATACCTTTCTTATATCTAGCAATCACACCGAAAGCAAACAATGTTAAAAGGGATACTAATGATATAGTTCTTGCAACAATAAATAAATGTGGCGTGATAAATTCAATTTTAGCTTTTATAACATTTGAATTTTGCATAGCTCTAAATTGAACACACGAAGACTGATTAACCTTTATTTTTGTCCTTTTGCCATTTACATATAATTTATAA comes from Limosilactobacillus sp. and encodes:
- a CDS encoding IS30 family transposase, with translation MTHLNDTMSTILLTTHKKNAHLTKEERVMIATLKSQGLSNRAIGRQLGVNHQTINNELNRGTVRQLRRQKSNGKIYEYSYYIYSYEAGQATYLEHHRHSGRRRLYYSSKQFLRLADQLMLGEFDDHHYSPQAVIYKARDLMNDGTLIPKSVVTLYQWINEGVLRTSNLDLFEKPKRKHHQTHPQAKRCLGPNIAQRPQTADQRSEIGHWELDTVQGQKNGNDSVVLVMTDRLSRVNITSKIAGKTAHAVNQFFINLRQKMGTDAYYRIFKTITSDNGSEFSELTQVHDHVFYADPYSPWERGSNEINNRFLRKEITKGEAINNYSSAQIIATNDWMNHYPRAMFNGHSSMDIYRKAFYQEISQLHQPIINWSVLFI